Sequence from the Amycolatopsis sp. NBC_00345 genome:
TCGCGCCGCCGCCGGGGCAGGGCGGCGCGTTCCTGTCCGCGGTGGTCAGCGACGGCTCGCTGTTCCCGGCGGCCGCGCTCGCGCTGGTGCTGCCGCTGTTCCTGCCGATCGCCGTCGCCGTGGTGGCGGGCGACTCGGTGGCGGGCGAGGCGGCCGGCGGGACGCTGCGGTACCTGCTGGTCCGGCCGTCGGGGCGGACGCGGCTGCTCGCGGCGAAGCTGGTGGCGCTCGCAGTGTACGTGACCGGCGCGATTGTCATCGTGGTGCTGACTTCGCTGGTGATCGGGGTGATCCTGTTCGGCACCGGCGGGCAGGCGGTGGGCCCGGGCGGGCAGACGGCCGCCGCGGTTTCGCTTTCGGGCTCGTCGCTCAGCTCCTCGGGGCTCGGGCTGCGGCTGCTCGGCGCGGTCGCGTACGTCGTGCTGTCGATGCTCGGCTTCGCCGCGATCACGATGTTCCTGTCCACGCTGACGGACTCGGCGCTGGGTGCCGCGCTCGGCGGGCTGGCCGTGCTGATCACCAGCTCGGTGCTGGAAACGCTCGACGCGGCCGCGCCGGTGAAGCCTTACCTGCCCACGCACTACTGGCTTTCGTGGATCGACTTCTTCCGGGATCCCGTGCTGTGGCGCAACATCGACCACGGCCTGCTG
This genomic interval carries:
- a CDS encoding ABC transporter permease — encoded protein: MIGVELRKLVLRPRVWVSVLLLCLLPAIVGVFLATADFAPPPGQGGAFLSAVVSDGSLFPAAALALVLPLFLPIAVAVVAGDSVAGEAAGGTLRYLLVRPSGRTRLLAAKLVALAVYVTGAIVIVVLTSLVIGVILFGTGGQAVGPGGQTAAAVSLSGSSLSSSGLGLRLLGAVAYVVLSMLGFAAITMFLSTLTDSALGAALGGLAVLITSSVLETLDAAAPVKPYLPTHYWLSWIDFFRDPVLWRNIDHGLLLQAGYIVVFFAAAWANFATKDIKS